In the Haloferax marinisediminis genome, ATGAGTGTGTTGCTCGCGCTCGTCGTCGCGGTGCCGCTCATCGGTGCCGTCCTCCCGCTCGTCGTCGGTCGGCGTAATCGTCTGTCTCGCCTCGTAACCGGCGGTGTACTCATCGTGCAAGCTGCTCTCGCTGTCGCAGTTGTTGCAGCCGTCGCCCGACGGGGACCACTTTCCTACGTCGTCGGCGGACTTCCGAGTGAAGTCGGTATCGGACTCTTCGCCGACGCTGTGACGAGTGCATTCCTCGTCCTCGTCGCGGGTAGTGCAGTCGCGTTCTTCGTGGTAGTTCGAGCGACCGGCACCAGATTCGGAGACAGTCTCTGGCTCCTCCTCGTCGCAGGACTCTCAGGTGTGACCGTCACCGCCGACGTGTTCAACCTGTACGTCTTCCTCGAAATATCGGGGCTCGCCGCGTACGCTCTCGTGGCGACCGGTCGGGGGGCCTCGGCCGCACTGGCCGCGTTCCGGTACCTCCTCGTCGGGACCGTGGGGGCGACGCTGTATCTGCTCGGGGTGGGCTACCTCTACATCGCGACTGGAACCCTCTCGATGGCCGGACTCAACGCGGCTCTCTCCGAAATCGGCTACGACTCGACGCTGGTCATCGCGTCGTTCGCCCTCATCGCGGTGGGACTCGGTGTGAAAATCGCGTTGTTCCCACTCCACACCTGGAAGCCTGCAGCGTACGCAACCTCCCCAGCTGATGTCAGTGCACTCCTCGCGACACTCGTCTCGACTATCGCGGGATACGCGCTCGTGCGGTTGACGTTCGACGTGTACACGCTCGGGTTCCTGACGGACGTCCCCGCCGCCCGGGTCGGGCTCCTCGTCGCGGGTGCGGTGAGCGTCGTCGCAGGGGGCGTCCTGACGCTCCGACAGACCGACATCCGCCGGTTACTCGCCTACTCGTCGGTTCTGCAGTTCGGTCTCATCGTCGTCGCCATCGGTCTCGCGACGCCAACGGCGGTGACCGGTGCGCTCGTCCTCCTCCTCAGCCACGCCATCGCCAAAGGCGGGCTGTTCGCGTCCGTCGGCATCCTCGCGAGAGATTTCGACGTGAAAACGGTCGCCGACTACACCGGGCTCGTCCGCGACGCTCCCGTGTTCACAGTCGCTGCGAGCGTCGTGTTCGCGTCGCTCGTCGGTCTTCCGCCGACCGCTGGATTCGCTGGGAAGTGGTACGTCGCACTCGGTGCAATCGAGGCTCAATCGTGGACCATTGCTTTCCTCGTCGTCGGGAGTACCCTGCTTTCGATTCTCTACGTCGGTCGTGTCGTCGAAACGATGGTCTTCGGCACGCCAAGCACCGACGTGTTCGGTCGGACAGGGGGCGAGCCGACAGGCCGGCCACCCGTAAGCGCTGACGGCGGGCAACTACCGACACAGAGCCTCACTCGTGCGTCACTCGTCCTCGTCGCTGTCGGAGTTGCTGTCGTTGCCCTCGGCCTCTGGTCGTCCGACCTCGCAGCGTGGTTCCAGCCAGTCGTGGAGGGATGGCTATGACCGACGTCGCGTCCTTCCTTCCGGTGGCTGCAGTAGCCATCCCCGCAGTCGCAATCCCGCTCATCTACCTGTCGCGGTCGAATCCAAGAGTTCGTGAAGCGTGGACCTTCATCGCGGCACTGGTAACGTTTGCAGTCGTCGCCCTGATGGTCAGATCTCCGGTCACGCACGTCTCGTCACTCGGGTCTATCGCTGGTATCGAACTCAGCCTCCGTGGCGATGCAGCAGGACTGCTATTCGCACTGCTCGCGTCGACGCTGTGGATCGTAACCAGCGTTTACAGCGTCGGTTACGTCCGGAGCCTCGACGAACACGACCAGACGCGGTACTTCGCGGCCTTCGCCGGGAGCATCGCCGCGACCATGGGCGTCGCACTCGCTGCGAATTTGCTGACGTTGTTCGTCTTCTACGAACTCCTGACGCTGGCAACGTACCCACTTGTCGTCCACGCCGGGACGAAGGCAGCACGTGCGGCCGGCCGCACGTACATCGTGTACACACTCGGTGGAGGTGTCATCGCGTTCGCTGGAATCCTCCTCGTCGCGGTTCTCGTCGGGACACTCACGTTCGTCCCTGGGGGAATCGCTGACCTCGCCGCGACGGACTCGACGCTCGCACAGGCAGCGTTCATCTTCCTCGCCGTCGGGTTCGGGGTCAAAGCGGCAATCGTCCCGCTCTACAAGTGGCTTCCGACCGCGATGGTTGCACCAACCCCCGTGTCGGGCCTCCTACACGCGGTTGCAGTCGTCAAGAGTGGTGCGTTCGCAATCTCACGGACCGTCCTCTACGTCTTTGGCCCGGAGACGATGTGGGACCTCGGTCTCGGCCTCCCGCTCGCCGTCTTTGCGGCAGTGACAATGGTCGTCGCAGGACTCGTTGGCCTTCGACAGGACAACCTCAAGCGTGGCCTCGCATACTCGACCATCTCGCAACTGTCGTACATCGTGCTAGGACTCGCAATCGCAACGCCGCTCGCAGTGTTTGGTGCGCTCCTCCACGTCGTGGCCCACGCGTTCATGAAGATTACACTGTTCTTCGTCGCGGGCATCGTCGCAGTCGAGACGGGCGAGAAGTACGTCTCTGACCTCGCAGGTGTTGGGCGCAGACTCCCCGTCACGATGACTGTGTTCGCAATCGCAGCCGCGGGACTCATCGGCTTCCCACTCGTTGCGGGGTTCGTCAGCAAATTCACGCTCGTCGTGGGTGTCGCGGAGGGTCCTGCTCCGGTGTTCGTCGCTGCGTACCTCGTGGCAGGATTGTTGAAACTGCTCTACTTCTGGCCCATCGTCTACACGGTATTTTTCGGCCAGCGTGACGGCTCGACGCCGGCGAGTCGACACGCGTTCGCGCCAGCACACACCCACGGAGTGCACGCAGTCGGGAACCCACAAGTGAAGGATGTGCACGCGACCGATGGCGGTGGCGTCGCCCACCGACGCAACCACGTTGGATGGGAGCGCCGCACGCTCTCGACCGAGACGACGCCGCTCATGCTGGTCCCGATTCTTACCACCGTAGGCGTTGCAGTCGTCCTCGGTGTCGCCCCGAGTTACCTTCCGTTCTGGGACCTCGCGGAGGCTGTGGTCTGGGAGGTGTTCGGATGACCGAGTTCTTGACGCTCGCCCCCCCGTGGGTTGCGTTCATCCTCGCACTGTTCGTCGTGGGCGTCGCACCACGGGTGAGTGGAACGGCCGTCGGAGTCCTTCTCGTCGGACTCACCATCCCGTGGATGTGGGCTGTCGAGGCTGGGTCGTACCTCGTGGTCTCTCCCTTCGGCTTCGAACAAGTTCTCTTCACCGTCGACGGGGTCACCCGCCCAGTCGTGATGCTCTTTGGCTTCATTGCCGCTGTCAACCTCGCTTACGGCTATGCGACTAGCGCCGATACGAGACAACAGCTCTACGCACTGTCGTACATGGGCGCCGGTGTGGTCGCGGTGCTCGCAGGTGACTGGCTGACCCTCCTCATCGGATGGGAACTACTCGCGGTGACCGCGACTGTTCTCGTCTGGCATCACGGCGGTGACGCCGTCCGCCCCGCGTTCAGATACGCAGTCTACCACCTCGTCGGAGGGGCATTCCTCGTCGCAGGCATCGCGTTCCACTTCGCGGCGACCGGGACGTTCGTCTATGACGGTGGCCTCGTGGGAGGACTGCCGAGAGCGCTGGCACTCGTCGGTGTCGGCGTCAACCTCGGCTTCATCGGCCTCCACTTCTGGCTACCAGAGACCTACCCCCGGCCGCACGTCGCAGCGAGCGTCGTCCTCGCGGCCTTCACGACCAAAGTCGCCGTCGTGGTCCTCTTCCGAGTCGCACCTGACGGTGCGGTGCTCGTCGCGTGGTTAGGCGGTCTGATGATTCTCTACGGTGTCACTCAGGCCATCTTCCAGACCGATATGCGACGTCTCCTGTCGTACCACATCATCTCGCAGGTGGGGTACATGGTCGTTGCACTCGGAATCGGCACTGCTGCTGGGCTCTCCGGGTCGTTCGCCCATCTCGTGGCGCACGTCCTCTACAAGGGCCTGCTGTTCATGGTCGCCGGCGTACTCATCTACCGGACTGGAAAACACTCACTCAAACACCTCGGTGGACTCGCCCGCGTGATGCCCGTGACGTTCTCGGCGTTCCTCGTCGCCGCACTCGCCATCACCGGAGCGCCCGGCTTCTCTGGATTCGTCAGCAAAGGCCTCATCACGAAGGCCGTCGAGAGCACGGGAGACACGGTGCTGTGGTGGATTCTCGTCCTCGGCAGTGTCGGCACAGTGCTGTCGTTCGCCAAGTTCGGCTACTACGCATTCGTCCGTGCCGCTCCGGACGACCTCGACGTACGGCCTCCCAGCCTTAGCCTCCGGGCTGTGTTGATTGTCACCGCCATTCCATCGGTCGCGTTCGGCATCTTCCCAGAGGCACTCCTCGGTTCGATGCCCGGCGATTCTGGTGGGTTCGACGCGTACGCGACGAGTGAACTCGTCAAAGCCAGCACTGTCCTCGTCGCTGGTATCCTTGGGTTCGTCGTGCTCCGAACGCGAATCGCACAGATACACCTCGTCGATATCGACCGAGTCCTCTACCCACTCGCTGTCCGCGGGACGACAGCACTCTCTGTCGGGGCGATTGCCGTCAGTAACGCAGCGAATCGCGCTGCTGCATCGCTCATCGAACGGACCGCCTCGGCCGTCGGGGCCGAACCGCGACTGAACGACACCATCCAGTCAGCCCTCGTCTTGCTGTTCGCAACCGTCGGGTTCGCACTCGGTGTCGTTCTCCTCACACCATACTAACACAATCATGACCAGCAACATCGACATGACCGCTGTACCGAACTACGAGAACCTCATCGAGATGCTTCACGGCCGTTTCGGTCAGAACCTCCGTTGGGTCGCGTCGTTCGATTCGAAGACGTACAACTACACCGTCCAATACATCCGTCCAGACCTGAAGACAGAACTCTCGAACCACCAGTTCGACGTCGTCGTCCACCGGTCGATCGCGCTGTTCCGACGCCCGTACATCGAGGAAGTCTACACTCACCTCGGGAACGTGAACTCACTCGTCCTCCAGCACGACCGGGCGACTGCCGTTCATCTGTACCTCTCGGATACGACCGGGCTCATCATCAAAATCAAAGCCGGAAACAGCGTCTCGATTCCCGAGTTCACAGACGAGTGCATCGCAGCATTGTACCCGGAGGACGGCCAGTAGTGAACAGCGCTCAAACAGCGTGTCGGTCACGCCGCCAATCGAGACGAGACGCTACAGCTGTCGCCGTCCAGGACGAGACTACTTCACGTGACCACTCGAAGAGGACGCTATGACTCTCAAAGGACTCGACGAACTCGACCGACGGATTCTCCACGAACTTCAACGTGATGCGAGACACGTTTCGTCGCGTAACATCGCCGACTCCGTCGATGCCTCTCCGAGTACGGTTCGAAAGCGCATCCAACGACTAGAGTCTGAAGAGATCATCACCGGATATCACGCCGCAGTGGACTACAAGAATGCAGGATACCAACTCTTCATGCAGATAGAGTGTACCGCCGAGATTCCACTGCGGAGAGACCTCACTGAGAAGGCACTGGACGTCTCAGGTGTCGTCAGTGTTCGCGAACTCGCAACCGGCGAGAGCAACGTCTTGGTGGGTGCAGTCGGCACAGACTCGAATGACCTCGCACGGATAGCGCGTGAGTTGAGTGACCTTGGTCTTCGTGTTTCTGACGAAGACCTGATTCAACGGGACCTCCAGCGGCCCTTCTCTGAGTTCGATCCGGCCGCTGGCGAGTAGGTACTCGCAGAGCGGTTCAACGAACAGCACGACCGTATTCGAATGCTACCCACCTCGATGAGAGACGCGGGACCACGACAATGTGGCATTTTGGCTCTATCGAAATCCTCACCTGACGACAGTTTTTCGAGGCCATACCGAATACAGTGCGCAAGTCGGTCATCATAGCCAGCATCTCCTCACCAAGTGTAGAGGGTTTCAGTTCCTCGAATTGCGTATCCAAGATAGAATATATCTTGTCCAAACCATAGCACCGACGCCTGCCATCAAGATAGCAATTCCAAGCAGAGCCAACTTAACGGAGGTATTCGGTAGCACATTCTCACTATTTCAGTTTTGAGCAGAGCCAGCAGACAGCAGTTGCTCATCGGCGTTCATTTCTGGAAGGAATGAGGAGGGGAGTCTGAGCGTATCTATCGGGTATGGTTCGCGAGATACGCCGTCAGGACTCGCGCCACTTGTGGCCACACTCGACGCAGGTGAACAGCCGGACCTCGTAGGAACCGCCTGGCTTCGGCATCATCTCGTAGTAGGCCCGGTCGCTGTCGCAGTCGTCCGCCGGACAGGGCTCCTGCACCGTTTCGGTGGAGCCTTGGGTCGCGTCGGCCACGGCGGGTGCCCCGTCGTCCTGCTGCCCCTCTTGGGTCGCCATCGCCGCTTCCGCTTGCGAGTCCCGCGGCTCCTTGTTCTCACAAGAGCGACACACCCACGTGTCGCCCTCCGTGTGCATCATCGAACCACACTCGTCGCAGAATTGCATTGTAAATGAATCTACGCACGTAGCAGAAATACCCTCTGTATCTCGCACACCACTTCTGACAGTATCTGGGTGAGTTTCTGTGGTCGTGCTGAATACAGCGTACATAGTCGGTAGAAACAGTTTCCTAGGCGGAGTGCTCGGCCAGTGCGTCCACCAGGACGCGGCAATAATCGGGGATGTCCTTGACGACGCGTCCCCAGACGATGTTGCCGTCGCGGAACGCCGGTTCGTCGACCCAGGTCGCACCGGCGTTTATCAGGTCGTCCTTGATGCCCAGCGAGCCCGTCGCGTCCGAGCCCTCGACGATGCCGGCGGAAATTCCGACCAGCCCGGCGTGACAGATCATCCCGATGATTTTGTCGTCCTCGTAGACGTCCCGGACGAGGTCGAGTACCGACTGGTCGCGGCGAATCTTGTCGGGCGTCCAGCCGCCAGGGACCAGGACCGCGTCGACCGCCGCCGGGTCGACCTCCCCGGCCGCAAATTCGGTCTCGGCGGTGAGTCCACCGCTCTTTCCCGTGTACTCCACGCCAGCGTCGATGCCGACGACATCGATCTGTGCCCCTTCCTCTTTCATGCGCATGTAGACGGCCCAGAACTCCAAGTCCTCGAACCCGGGTCCGACCAACATGGCGATTCGTTTGTCTTTCAGTTTCATGTAGAATCACCGTTGGGATTACGAACCAGACGTGCCGGACGCACATCGTCCACGTCGGCACCCTCCGGCCGATACCCAACCGTACATCGTTATAGACTCCATTCCGGCATAGTCTTTTATTTCGGTCTGACGAGAGAGTAAGCGGACGCTGTCACGCTTTCGTCTCTTTGCTAAAGACAGATGGATGGCAGCTTACTGACTTCATGCTCTGGATGTGTCACGTCGTATCTGACAGCCTCCGGTGAGGTTTCTGCGAGCGTGCTGAATACAAGGCGCAAGTCGATCACGATCGAGTGGTCGAAATCGACGGGTTGAGTCGACCGATAAAGAGCGAGAATACGACGAGGACCTCTTTGCGTTCCAATCCCGCTTAGTCGGTGAGTTTCCGGCTCTCTGTATTGCGGAACGCCCGCCCGACCGTTTCGGAACCACCAGCAGCCCCACCTGAGCAGATAGGAATCAGAATACTACACTTTACGCAGAATATTGTTGGCAACATAGCTTCTTCTTGTAGAAGAGTGTACATTAGCTCAGGATAGGTACCGTATGGCAAACAAACTAAAGTTAGGGTTGGTGGGGGCAGATGCCGCTGGAAGGAGCTGGGGACCAGCTGCTCATATCCCAGCATTGCGCGAAATAGAACAGATCGAGTTGGCGGCACTCTGTACAAGTCGTCCCGAATCGGCTGCCGCTGCCGCAGAAGCATTCGGTATCGACCGTGCATATCATGATATCAATGAACTGGTTGCTCAACCAGACATCGACATCATCGCGGCTGTTGTAAACATACCAAGCCACTACGAAATTGTGATGCCAGCACTAAACGCTGGAAAGCACGTTTATTGTGAGTGGCCGCTCGGTGCAAATCTCACAGAAACAGAGGAGATGGCGGCACTCGCACACGCGAAAGGTGTTGTCACAGCAATTGGGCTTCAAGGGCGTCACGATCCTTCCCTTACCCACATCAAGGAGTTATGTGATGACGGTTGGTTAGGCGACATTCATTCCGTTCAGATGACATTCCTAGGAACGAGTATCCCTGACCGCTCCTCTCGGATGGAATACGAGCGTGAGATCCATCGAGGTGCCCATTTACTGACGATCATTGGTGGACACACGCTTGCTTACATTGCGTATTGTTTCGGGTCACTGGCTGAGGTTTCGGCCAGGGTAGCAACACGAGTGAAGAAGTTGCGTATGGCTGATACTGGTGAGATGGTTGATGCAGAAGCAGCCGATAACGTTCTTATCAACGGCGCACTCACCAATGGCGCACTGCTCTCTTACCAGTTATCAGCTGTTCCATTCCATGGAGACGGGTGGCGGATGGCTGTGTATGGTAGTAAGGGAACAATCATAGCAACGGCCCAGGGACTACCCCAGATCACGCCAATCAAACTTGTTGGTGCTCAAGGCGACGAGCCGCTCGTTGAATTGCCAGTTCCTGAACGACTGCGAGTAGTGCCAGCATCGGTACCATTTGGCCCACCACAGAACGTGGGGCAGGCGTATGTACGCATGGCAGAGGCGATTCAAGAAGGGAAACCGTTTGCTCCCAGCTTTGAGGATGCGGTGGAGGTCCACAGACTCCTCGACGCGGTCCAGCAATCTTCGGACGAGGGTCGCGTTATCAGGGTAGTCTAGTGCAGTACGGTCACTGATTATGACGGCTGTAAACAAGCGGGTGTTGACGACGATGAAGGCGAGCAGACCGTCCGTCAGGAACTAATGAAGGACGTTTTCTGACGTGATAGACGGAAAGGAAGACGGCGACAGAAAGGTGTTCTCCTGCGTAATCGACGAGGTCCGAGAGGAGGAGAAACGCCTGAATCAGCCCTGAGAGCGTGAAACCGACCAGCAATCGGTGCTGCATACACCCTCTGTATGTGTCACGCAACACCTATCAAACTCAGAGGATTTCAACAGAACCGTGATTTTCTACCAGTATTTGAGACGCTTCACCGAATGCGTAGGGTTAATAGTGGCGTTCAAACTGGTAGGACATAGATTTGGATGTCTGACCACTCAGTAAGTGAGGCAGTTCTTGCTGCTATTGCGGAAGCAGAAGGCGTCGACGTGAAGGCATTGGACACGCCACTCTACGAGAGTATCAGTCCCGAAGCACTCGACAAACTCTTCCGAAACTCTCCAGTCGAGGTTACCTTTCGCTACATGGGTTACATCGTCACAGTGACTCCCGAGCAGGAAGTCGAATTAGTATCGATAGACGACCGTTGAGTACTGTGACTGTCTTCTGCGGCCCGGAGCCATCGATTCGACTATTTTGATCTGCTGCGGTGGCGAATTCGCCACCTCGAAAGCGAGAAGACTGTCCTCTCAGTCGCTGTGAGTACGCCGAATTTTGCCGTTCTCAAGATTATGTTGGATTAGTATTTATTTTACAAACGTCATTGTCGCACACAGACAACGAGGTTTAGCGATTTGGTGCAGAGATTGGTCCACGCGCTTGTATATTGTATATCGCTATACTAAATGTGTTTGTCCGAAGGTCCCACAGTTTCGGAGTGCACAACGCTTCTATTGTATTTCTCCAACTGCCACTCAAACTGTCTCGACGGCCTGTCACGCGTAATAACCCGCTGGCGCACATACCAGTCCTTTTCCCGTGTCAGTGTCTCTATTCGGTGTGGTCTTCTCTATCGTTTCGTTGACAATCCAGGCCCTCGGCTTCTCGTCCGTAACGGCTGAGATGCTCGTCGTTTTTGCAGTTATCCTCCTCGCACTCGTGTTGTTCGCCACTGAGTGGTTTCCCATCGACGTCACCGCGATTCTGGTGATGGTGCTATTGATCGTACTCGAACCGTGGACGCAGATCTCCCCTCGGGAGGGAATCTCGGGGTTCGCCAATCCAGCCACTATCACCGTACTGGCGATGCTCATCCTAAGCACTGGAATCAACCGAACCGGTATCGTTCAGTTGCTCGGACGGAAGATGGCGGCGTTCGCAGGGACCAACCGCCGTAAGCAACTCGCGGCGACGGTCGGCATCACCGGCCCCGTCTCGGGAGTCATCAACAACACGCCGGTCGTCGCGATTTTAGTCCCGATCATTAACGACCTCGCACACAACGGCAAAACCTCACCGTCGAAATTGCTGATGCCGCTGTCGTTCGCCTCGATGCTCGGTGGCACGTTGACGCTCATCGGAACGTCGACGAATATCCTAGCGAGCGATATTGCTGCTCAGATTGGTGCAGAATCGCCTGAGCTTGGTCTTCAGGCGTTCGGAATGTTCGAGTTCACCAAACTCGGTCTCATCGTGTTCGCAGTCGGTTCCCTCTATCTGATGACAGTCGGTGTTCGACTGCTCCCCGAACGGATTCCCGCTGA is a window encoding:
- a CDS encoding complex I subunit 5 family protein, which translates into the protein MSVLLALVVAVPLIGAVLPLVVGRRNRLSRLVTGGVLIVQAALAVAVVAAVARRGPLSYVVGGLPSEVGIGLFADAVTSAFLVLVAGSAVAFFVVVRATGTRFGDSLWLLLVAGLSGVTVTADVFNLYVFLEISGLAAYALVATGRGASAALAAFRYLLVGTVGATLYLLGVGYLYIATGTLSMAGLNAALSEIGYDSTLVIASFALIAVGLGVKIALFPLHTWKPAAYATSPADVSALLATLVSTIAGYALVRLTFDVYTLGFLTDVPAARVGLLVAGAVSVVAGGVLTLRQTDIRRLLAYSSVLQFGLIVVAIGLATPTAVTGALVLLLSHAIAKGGLFASVGILARDFDVKTVADYTGLVRDAPVFTVAASVVFASLVGLPPTAGFAGKWYVALGAIEAQSWTIAFLVVGSTLLSILYVGRVVETMVFGTPSTDVFGRTGGEPTGRPPVSADGGQLPTQSLTRASLVLVAVGVAVVALGLWSSDLAAWFQPVVEGWL
- a CDS encoding proton-conducting transporter transmembrane domain-containing protein, encoding MTDVASFLPVAAVAIPAVAIPLIYLSRSNPRVREAWTFIAALVTFAVVALMVRSPVTHVSSLGSIAGIELSLRGDAAGLLFALLASTLWIVTSVYSVGYVRSLDEHDQTRYFAAFAGSIAATMGVALAANLLTLFVFYELLTLATYPLVVHAGTKAARAAGRTYIVYTLGGGVIAFAGILLVAVLVGTLTFVPGGIADLAATDSTLAQAAFIFLAVGFGVKAAIVPLYKWLPTAMVAPTPVSGLLHAVAVVKSGAFAISRTVLYVFGPETMWDLGLGLPLAVFAAVTMVVAGLVGLRQDNLKRGLAYSTISQLSYIVLGLAIATPLAVFGALLHVVAHAFMKITLFFVAGIVAVETGEKYVSDLAGVGRRLPVTMTVFAIAAAGLIGFPLVAGFVSKFTLVVGVAEGPAPVFVAAYLVAGLLKLLYFWPIVYTVFFGQRDGSTPASRHAFAPAHTHGVHAVGNPQVKDVHATDGGGVAHRRNHVGWERRTLSTETTPLMLVPILTTVGVAVVLGVAPSYLPFWDLAEAVVWEVFG
- a CDS encoding proton-conducting transporter transmembrane domain-containing protein, encoding MTEFLTLAPPWVAFILALFVVGVAPRVSGTAVGVLLVGLTIPWMWAVEAGSYLVVSPFGFEQVLFTVDGVTRPVVMLFGFIAAVNLAYGYATSADTRQQLYALSYMGAGVVAVLAGDWLTLLIGWELLAVTATVLVWHHGGDAVRPAFRYAVYHLVGGAFLVAGIAFHFAATGTFVYDGGLVGGLPRALALVGVGVNLGFIGLHFWLPETYPRPHVAASVVLAAFTTKVAVVVLFRVAPDGAVLVAWLGGLMILYGVTQAIFQTDMRRLLSYHIISQVGYMVVALGIGTAAGLSGSFAHLVAHVLYKGLLFMVAGVLIYRTGKHSLKHLGGLARVMPVTFSAFLVAALAITGAPGFSGFVSKGLITKAVESTGDTVLWWILVLGSVGTVLSFAKFGYYAFVRAAPDDLDVRPPSLSLRAVLIVTAIPSVAFGIFPEALLGSMPGDSGGFDAYATSELVKASTVLVAGILGFVVLRTRIAQIHLVDIDRVLYPLAVRGTTALSVGAIAVSNAANRAAASLIERTASAVGAEPRLNDTIQSALVLLFATVGFALGVVLLTPY
- a CDS encoding Lrp/AsnC family transcriptional regulator, producing MTLKGLDELDRRILHELQRDARHVSSRNIADSVDASPSTVRKRIQRLESEEIITGYHAAVDYKNAGYQLFMQIECTAEIPLRRDLTEKALDVSGVVSVRELATGESNVLVGAVGTDSNDLARIARELSDLGLRVSDEDLIQRDLQRPFSEFDPAAGE
- a CDS encoding RPA12/RPB9/RPC11 RNA polymerase family protein, with protein sequence MQFCDECGSMMHTEGDTWVCRSCENKEPRDSQAEAAMATQEGQQDDGAPAVADATQGSTETVQEPCPADDCDSDRAYYEMMPKPGGSYEVRLFTCVECGHKWRES
- a CDS encoding type 1 glutamine amidotransferase domain-containing protein; protein product: MKLKDKRIAMLVGPGFEDLEFWAVYMRMKEEGAQIDVVGIDAGVEYTGKSGGLTAETEFAAGEVDPAAVDAVLVPGGWTPDKIRRDQSVLDLVRDVYEDDKIIGMICHAGLVGISAGIVEGSDATGSLGIKDDLINAGATWVDEPAFRDGNIVWGRVVKDIPDYCRVLVDALAEHSA
- a CDS encoding Gfo/Idh/MocA family protein, which gives rise to MANKLKLGLVGADAAGRSWGPAAHIPALREIEQIELAALCTSRPESAAAAAEAFGIDRAYHDINELVAQPDIDIIAAVVNIPSHYEIVMPALNAGKHVYCEWPLGANLTETEEMAALAHAKGVVTAIGLQGRHDPSLTHIKELCDDGWLGDIHSVQMTFLGTSIPDRSSRMEYEREIHRGAHLLTIIGGHTLAYIAYCFGSLAEVSARVATRVKKLRMADTGEMVDAEAADNVLINGALTNGALLSYQLSAVPFHGDGWRMAVYGSKGTIIATAQGLPQITPIKLVGAQGDEPLVELPVPERLRVVPASVPFGPPQNVGQAYVRMAEAIQEGKPFAPSFEDAVEVHRLLDAVQQSSDEGRVIRVV
- a CDS encoding HalOD1 output domain-containing protein — its product is MSDHSVSEAVLAAIAEAEGVDVKALDTPLYESISPEALDKLFRNSPVEVTFRYMGYIVTVTPEQEVELVSIDDR